A genomic stretch from Thermodesulfatator atlanticus DSM 21156 includes:
- a CDS encoding phosphoribosylformylglycinamidine synthase subunit PurS: MLARIEVALKQELRDALGEKIAKRMKEDLGLEVSSCRTIRVYLVEANIGQEELKAFASGPLCDPVTELYSIEKPLAPLFGFDWLIQVGFRPGVTDNEGRVAREALELLLGRKLPDDENVYFLRQYLISGNISKEDAERTARELLANELIERFWVISAKEFDEKHGLKISPPKVTETHEIRVEYFDLTELSDDELLKLSKERLLALNLREMQTIRDYFKDPSFIELRKKHGLDHRITDVELESLAQTWSEHCKHKIFNAKITYTDRETGKTEVIDSLFKTYIRRSTEEIRKAKGERDFCLSVFVDNAGVIRLNQKWNVAMKVETHNSPSALDPYGGALTGIVGVNRDPFGTGKGALLVFNTDVFCFAPPNWEKPLPPRLLHPKRIFEGVREGVEHGGNKSGIPTVNGSLVFDPRYLGKPLVYCGTGGIMPAEVCDEPSWKKGARPGDLVVMVGGRIGKDGIHGATFSSEELHEGSPATAVQIGDPITQKKMFDFLLVARDECLYTSITDNGAGGLSSSVGEMARESGGAELDLEKAPLKYHGLQPWEILVSESQERMTVSVPPEHIERFLELASRMDVEATVLGRFTDSGFFHIRYEGKTVGLLPLEFLHEGVPQLELEAAWEAPRHEEPNIPEPKDCGEILKDLLSSYNICSKEYVVRQYDHEVQGGSVVKPLMGAQDDGPSDAAVLRPDLNEPDGLVVAHGICPKFSDIDTYWMVANAIDEAIRNAVCVGADIEHMAGLDNFCWCDPIQSEKTPDGHYKLAQLVRANKALYEFTKAFGVPCISGKDSMKNDYLAQGLGLTPENNPYGVGVVLPDGSLKISIPPTLLFSVIARIADVTKAMTLDVKNPGDLVYILGLTRDELGGSEYFRQKGFVGNKVPRVNANSAYDRYLRMREAIYYGLVSAAHDCSDGGLGVTLAEMAFAGGLGMIIDLDAVPYKGEKRADYVLFSESASRIVVTVPRDKQRDFEKLFSGTTYALIGEVVAEPVLICRNGRGKTVIEENIIDLKAAWKKPLG, from the coding sequence AGGGGAAAAAATTGCCAAGCGCATGAAAGAAGACTTGGGGCTTGAGGTATCTTCCTGCCGTACTATAAGGGTCTATCTGGTAGAAGCAAACATTGGCCAAGAAGAACTCAAGGCCTTTGCCTCTGGGCCTCTGTGTGACCCGGTAACTGAGCTTTATAGCATTGAAAAGCCCCTTGCCCCGCTTTTTGGGTTTGACTGGCTGATCCAAGTGGGCTTTCGTCCAGGAGTTACTGACAACGAAGGTCGCGTAGCCCGGGAGGCCCTTGAACTATTGCTCGGGAGGAAACTCCCTGACGATGAAAATGTATATTTCTTGAGGCAATATCTTATTTCGGGCAATATCTCAAAGGAAGATGCTGAACGTACCGCCCGGGAACTCCTTGCCAATGAACTTATCGAGCGCTTCTGGGTTATCTCAGCAAAAGAATTTGACGAAAAGCATGGCCTTAAAATCTCTCCCCCCAAGGTAACCGAAACCCACGAAATCCGCGTTGAATATTTTGACCTTACGGAACTTTCCGATGATGAACTCCTAAAGCTTTCAAAAGAAAGGCTGCTTGCGCTTAATTTGCGGGAAATGCAAACCATTCGCGATTATTTTAAAGATCCGTCTTTCATCGAACTTAGAAAAAAACATGGGCTTGATCACCGCATAACCGATGTTGAGCTTGAAAGCCTGGCACAAACCTGGTCTGAGCACTGTAAGCACAAGATTTTTAACGCCAAAATCACTTACACGGACCGCGAAACAGGCAAAACTGAAGTAATCGATAGTCTGTTTAAGACTTACATTCGCCGCTCAACAGAAGAAATACGCAAGGCCAAAGGGGAACGAGACTTTTGCCTTTCGGTATTTGTGGACAATGCTGGCGTCATCCGCCTTAACCAAAAGTGGAACGTGGCCATGAAAGTGGAAACTCACAATAGCCCCTCAGCCCTTGACCCATACGGCGGAGCTTTGACCGGCATAGTAGGGGTTAACCGTGATCCCTTTGGCACCGGGAAGGGCGCTCTTTTGGTTTTCAATACCGATGTTTTTTGCTTTGCACCACCTAATTGGGAAAAACCTCTTCCGCCACGGTTGCTTCATCCCAAACGCATTTTCGAAGGGGTGCGCGAAGGGGTAGAACATGGCGGGAACAAAAGCGGTATCCCAACGGTTAACGGCTCTTTGGTATTTGACCCGCGCTATCTCGGCAAACCTCTGGTTTACTGTGGCACCGGAGGCATTATGCCCGCAGAAGTTTGCGATGAACCAAGCTGGAAAAAAGGAGCTCGCCCTGGGGATCTGGTAGTCATGGTTGGAGGGCGGATCGGGAAAGACGGTATTCACGGAGCCACTTTTTCTTCGGAAGAACTCCACGAAGGAAGCCCTGCCACCGCTGTCCAGATCGGAGACCCTATTACCCAGAAAAAGATGTTTGACTTCCTGCTTGTGGCCAGGGACGAATGCCTTTACACCTCGATAACAGACAACGGCGCAGGGGGGCTTTCTTCTTCAGTGGGCGAGATGGCCAGAGAATCTGGGGGTGCTGAACTTGACCTTGAAAAAGCCCCTCTCAAGTATCACGGGCTTCAGCCCTGGGAAATCCTGGTTTCTGAGAGCCAGGAACGCATGACCGTGTCTGTGCCACCTGAACATATCGAAAGATTCCTTGAGCTTGCGAGCCGCATGGACGTTGAGGCTACGGTTCTTGGCAGGTTTACCGACTCGGGCTTTTTCCATATACGCTACGAAGGAAAAACCGTAGGGCTTTTGCCCTTAGAATTTTTGCATGAGGGAGTTCCCCAGCTTGAGCTTGAAGCCGCGTGGGAAGCCCCTAGGCATGAAGAGCCCAATATCCCTGAACCCAAAGATTGTGGGGAAATTTTAAAAGATCTCCTCTCATCTTATAACATTTGTTCTAAAGAATACGTGGTGCGCCAGTATGACCACGAAGTTCAGGGGGGAAGTGTTGTCAAGCCCCTTATGGGCGCACAGGACGATGGGCCAAGTGATGCGGCGGTGCTCAGGCCAGATCTTAATGAACCAGACGGCCTGGTGGTGGCTCATGGTATTTGCCCTAAATTTTCAGACATTGACACTTACTGGATGGTTGCCAATGCCATTGACGAAGCCATCCGTAACGCGGTCTGTGTAGGCGCTGACATTGAACATATGGCAGGGCTTGATAACTTTTGCTGGTGCGATCCCATCCAGAGCGAAAAAACCCCTGACGGTCATTATAAGCTTGCCCAGTTAGTAAGGGCTAACAAGGCCCTTTACGAATTTACCAAGGCCTTTGGGGTCCCTTGCATTTCCGGCAAGGACTCCATGAAAAACGATTACTTGGCCCAAGGGCTTGGACTCACACCCGAAAACAATCCCTACGGCGTGGGGGTGGTTCTCCCAGACGGAAGTTTAAAAATCTCCATCCCTCCTACCCTTCTTTTTTCGGTAATCGCAAGGATTGCCGACGTGACCAAAGCCATGACTCTAGATGTTAAAAATCCCGGAGACCTGGTTTATATCCTTGGTCTTACACGCGACGAGCTTGGCGGTTCAGAATATTTTCGTCAGAAAGGATTTGTTGGAAATAAAGTCCCTCGCGTTAATGCAAATTCAGCTTATGACCGATACCTCAGAATGAGAGAGGCCATTTACTATGGGCTAGTATCCGCGGCCCATGATTGTTCTGACGGTGGCCTGGGAGTAACACTTGCGGAAATGGCTTTTGCGGGAGGACTGGGCATGATTATTGACCTTGACGCGGTACCCTATAAAGGGGAAAAGCGTGCAGATTATGTTCTTTTTTCTGAATCAGCTAGCAGAATAGTGGTAACTGTACCGAGGGACAAGCAACGCGATTTTGAAAAGCTTTTTTCAGGTACAACTTACGCCCTCATAGGAGAAGTAGTAGCTGAGCCTGTACTTATCTGCCGCAATGGTCGTGGCAAAACCGTAATTGAAGAAAACATCATTGACCTCAAAGCCGCCTGGAAAAAACCTTTAGGATAG